A region from the Variovorax sp. V93 genome encodes:
- a CDS encoding DUF488 domain-containing protein, which translates to MSIRIVRLGTPRTAGEGLRIGTVRRPPRGVPKTEFASQDWYDVWYPNLAPSAETMKLGQEAETPAQWNAFMRKYKAEMAEADASRSIDLLAALSHTAAFSVGCYCEDESRCHRSLLRGLLAERGADIAN; encoded by the coding sequence ATGAGCATCCGCATCGTTCGCCTGGGCACGCCGCGCACGGCCGGCGAGGGCCTGCGCATCGGCACCGTGCGCCGCCCGCCGCGCGGCGTTCCGAAGACCGAGTTCGCATCGCAGGACTGGTACGACGTGTGGTACCCGAACCTCGCGCCTTCCGCGGAGACCATGAAGCTGGGCCAGGAAGCGGAAACCCCTGCGCAATGGAACGCCTTCATGCGCAAGTACAAGGCCGAGATGGCCGAGGCCGACGCGAGCCGCAGCATCGACCTGCTGGCCGCCCTGTCGCACACGGCGGCGTTTTCGGTCGGCTGCTACTGCGAGGACGAATCGCGCTGCCACCGCTCGCTGCTGCGCGGCCTGCTGGCCGAGCGCGGGGCGGACATCGCGAACTGA
- a CDS encoding PhoX family phosphatase, whose amino-acid sequence MPLDRRIFLQSGAAAMVALLHSHGASAPAGPARPVLGFTAVPASLRDAVVVPPEYEWQLLYPWGTPTGIAGHPMPAFAPDGSNSAADQALQAGMHHDGMHFFPLASSDRGLLVMNHEYTDEQLLHADGSKEWTAEKVRKSLHAMGVSVIEIRRTRDGWRQVRPSPYARRVHGQTPMRIAGPAAGAAPMRTAANPAGDEVLGTFANCAMGVTPWGTYLSCEENFHGYFGGPKEAAKDATSAQRRYGTVPGSQWVEYWRFEERFDMSRHPNEPHRFGWVVEIDPFDPAAKPVKRTALGRKRQESATCTLARDGRVVVYMGDDARFEYIYKFVSHGKVSMAGDGSRASANSRLLDEGTLYAARFDAGGRGQWLELVHGRNGLDADSGFAGQAEVLIHTRLAADAVGATKMDRPEWIAVHPQTGEVYVTLTNNSQRGEPGKPAPDAANPRAGNLFGGILRWREDGGDAGSASFGWDHFALAGDPAQAGSGARYPSDDADVFGSPDGLHFDSGGLLWIQTDMSGQLIGKPPYAALGNNQMLCADPATGRIKRFLTAPSGSEVTGCVVTPDRRTLFVNIQHPGESRDDGSAAPNSAWPDGTVPGSARPRSATLAIRRRDGAIVGT is encoded by the coding sequence ATGCCCCTGGACCGCCGGATCTTTCTGCAATCGGGTGCCGCCGCCATGGTGGCGCTGCTTCACTCTCACGGTGCCAGCGCGCCCGCCGGCCCGGCCCGGCCCGTGCTCGGCTTCACCGCGGTGCCGGCGTCGCTGCGCGATGCGGTGGTGGTGCCGCCCGAATACGAATGGCAGCTGCTCTATCCCTGGGGCACGCCCACCGGCATCGCGGGGCATCCCATGCCGGCCTTCGCGCCCGACGGCAGCAACAGCGCCGCCGACCAGGCGCTGCAGGCCGGCATGCATCACGATGGCATGCACTTCTTTCCGCTCGCGTCATCGGACCGCGGCCTGCTCGTGATGAACCACGAGTACACCGACGAGCAACTGCTCCATGCCGACGGCAGCAAGGAGTGGACCGCCGAGAAGGTGCGCAAGTCGCTGCATGCGATGGGCGTCTCGGTCATCGAGATCCGCCGCACGCGCGATGGCTGGCGCCAGGTGCGGCCCTCGCCCTACGCGCGGCGCGTGCACGGGCAGACGCCCATGCGCATCGCCGGCCCCGCCGCGGGCGCGGCGCCGATGCGCACCGCCGCCAATCCGGCCGGCGACGAAGTGCTCGGCACCTTCGCCAACTGCGCGATGGGCGTCACGCCCTGGGGCACCTACCTGAGCTGCGAAGAAAACTTCCACGGCTACTTCGGCGGGCCGAAGGAAGCGGCAAAGGACGCCACGTCCGCGCAGCGCCGCTACGGCACGGTGCCGGGCTCGCAGTGGGTGGAGTACTGGCGCTTCGAGGAACGCTTCGACATGAGCCGGCATCCGAACGAGCCCCACCGCTTCGGCTGGGTGGTGGAAATCGATCCCTTCGACCCCGCGGCCAAACCGGTCAAGCGCACCGCGCTCGGACGCAAGCGCCAGGAAAGCGCGACCTGCACGCTCGCCAGGGACGGACGCGTCGTCGTCTACATGGGCGACGACGCCAGGTTCGAATACATCTACAAGTTCGTGAGCCACGGCAAGGTCTCGATGGCCGGCGACGGCTCCCGGGCTTCCGCCAACAGCCGCCTGCTCGACGAAGGCACGCTCTACGCCGCACGCTTCGATGCCGGCGGCCGCGGCCAGTGGCTCGAACTCGTGCACGGCCGCAACGGCCTCGACGCGGACAGCGGCTTCGCCGGCCAGGCCGAGGTGCTGATCCACACCAGGCTGGCCGCCGACGCAGTGGGCGCCACCAAGATGGACCGCCCCGAATGGATCGCAGTGCATCCGCAGACCGGCGAGGTGTACGTCACGCTCACCAACAACAGCCAGCGCGGCGAGCCGGGCAAGCCCGCGCCCGATGCGGCCAACCCGCGTGCCGGCAACCTCTTCGGTGGCATCCTGCGCTGGCGCGAGGACGGCGGCGATGCCGGCAGCGCGAGCTTCGGCTGGGACCACTTCGCGCTGGCCGGCGATCCCGCGCAGGCGGGCAGCGGCGCGCGCTATCCATCGGACGACGCCGATGTCTTCGGCAGCCCCGACGGCCTGCATTTCGACAGCGGCGGCCTGCTCTGGATCCAGACCGACATGAGCGGCCAGCTCATCGGCAAGCCGCCTTATGCCGCGCTGGGCAACAACCAGATGCTGTGCGCCGATCCGGCCACGGGCCGCATCAAGCGCTTCCTCACGGCGCCGAGTGGCAGCGAGGTCACGGGCTGCGTGGTGACGCCCGACCGGCGCACGCTGTTCGTCAACATCCAGCACCCGGGCGAATCGCGCGACGATGGCAGCGCCGCACCCAACAGCGCCTGGCCCGACGGCACCGTGCCCGGCAGCGCGCGGCCGCGCTCGGCCACGCTTGCGATCCGCCGGCGCGATGGCGCTATCGTCGGCACCTGA
- a CDS encoding glutathione S-transferase translates to MQLIGMLDSPYVRRAAISLRLLGLAFEHRSISVFSTFEQFRAINPVVKAPTLVCDDGTLLMDSTLIIDHAETIAGRSLMPAGGAERLRALRVLGLALAACEKTVQIVYERKLRPPEKQHAPWVDRVRGQLAAAYAGLEAEIAKLPAVADEAALGQAGLTSAVAWGFTQMMLPELVAPADCPSLAAFAAAAEKLPAFVALPPV, encoded by the coding sequence ATGCAACTCATCGGCATGCTCGATTCCCCCTACGTGCGCCGCGCGGCCATTTCGCTGCGTTTGCTGGGGCTTGCGTTCGAACACCGGTCGATCTCGGTCTTCAGCACTTTCGAACAGTTCCGGGCGATCAATCCCGTGGTCAAGGCGCCGACGCTGGTGTGCGACGACGGCACGCTGCTGATGGATTCCACGCTGATCATCGACCATGCGGAAACCATCGCGGGCCGCAGCCTCATGCCCGCGGGCGGCGCCGAGCGGCTGCGTGCGCTGCGGGTGCTGGGGCTCGCGCTCGCGGCCTGCGAGAAGACGGTGCAGATCGTCTACGAGCGCAAGCTGCGCCCGCCAGAGAAGCAGCATGCGCCCTGGGTCGACAGGGTGCGGGGCCAGCTGGCCGCCGCCTATGCGGGGCTCGAGGCCGAGATTGCGAAGCTGCCCGCGGTGGCCGATGAAGCCGCCCTTGGCCAGGCCGGGCTGACCAGCGCCGTGGCATGGGGCTTCACGCAAATGATGCTTCCCGAACTGGTCGCGCCAGCCGACTGCCCGTCGCTCGCAGCCTTTGCAGCCGCTGCGGAAAAACTGCCGGCCTTCGTGGCCCTGCCGCCGGTCTGA